The genomic DNA ACTGGCTACAAATTGCCCCAGAATACCTCAAACTCGACCGCTACTTCTGTGAGCAATTGTTAGTGGAGCATAAAATCAGCTCGGCGCTAACCGCCATACTAGAACTAGCTGAAAACATTGGCAGCCGAGTAATAGCCGAAAACATAGAAACCGCCGAACAATACCAACTACTGCTAAATTTAGGCGTCCCCTATTTGCAGGGCTACCACATAGCCCGCCCTGCCGTGCAGCCGCAACAGCAACAAGCCACACCCAGTGTATCGCTTAATCCCGAACCCTATTCGGCGCTGTCTTTAGCCACGCCGCAAGCCAGCGTAGCACCTGATTTATCTTCCAAGGCGCTGTTAGATAAAATGCTCGAAGACAAAAGCCTTAGCTCATTGCCGGTGGTAGATCACAATCAACGGGTATTAGGCCTGTTAAAGCGCGAAGAACTACTAGCGAGGTTTTCTGGGCCCTATGGCCACTCCTTAAATCAGCGTAAAACCGTGGCCGATTTAATGGATCGCAATCCGCTGATTGTGGATATTCATACCAGCCTAACAGAAATAGGACGGCGCTTAAGCCAACACACCGCCAGTGGTTTAGATGCCGCCTTCATCGTTACCCAAAACAATCAATATTACGGCATAGGTTTAGCCGTAGAAGTGATGCGCAAATTGGCGAACTACAAACTACAGCTGGCCCGTTACGCCAATCCCCTCACCGCCTTACCCGGTAACGTGCCGCTGCAACGCTGCTTAAATCAGCTAATAAGCAATCAGCAAGACTTCAGCCTCGCCTACTTTGACCTGAACAACTTTAAGCCCTTTAATGACATTTGTGGCTACGAGCGAGGCGACCAAATGATCAAGCTAGTTGCCGAACTGATAAAATTACAGCTCACTAAATACGCCCACTTTATCGGCCATCTTGGCGGCGACGATTTCATTGTGATTTTTACCCAAACAGGTTGGCAGCAAGCCATTTTAAACCTATTAAAACAGTTTGATGTGAAACGAGAAGCGCTGTACCGACAAAAGGATCTCGACGCTGGAGGCATCATTGCCAAAGATAGAGATGGCCAGCAACGGCGCTTTCCCCTATGTGGCTTAGCGGTGGGAGTAACCCCTTGGACGGCCAACTGCGGCTTAAGTATTGAAGCGCTTAGCGAGCAAGCCAGCTTTGCCAAAAAACAAGCAAAGTTAAGCGCTCAATCCAACTTATATATTGCCAATACCGCACCAGCAGTAATGTTGGTGGAGTAAGTTCAAATGGGGCTTGAGTAGCTCTTCTATTCAGGAAGCCTATGAGTAAGGCAATCTAGGGCGGAAAATTTGGCTTAGCTTCACCGCCCCCAAAGGGGAGTAGGATTCGCGCAAGACGATGAAGCATAGTAAAACAAGTGATTTAAGGGCTTTAGTTTAGTTACCCCATTGTAAAGCCATTAATAAAGTGGCTAGCGCAACGCCAGAAAACAGCGTTAGCTCTTCGGGGCCAAACTTTGCTTAAGCCTCGGCTTGAATGACTAAAATCGCCCGCCAATGCGCCGTAGTAATGCCTTGAATGTTCATAAGTATCCGCAATTAGCCTGGTAATTATCGCCATTATAAAGGTGGAAGTTGGAAAGGTTTCTAGGGGCAGAGCACCCTCGAAATACAGCAATTAGGATCTTAAGGAAAGACGCGCTAGAGAATGGAACACGGGACAATAGCTACCATCTTCACTGATTATTAGAGACTGTGATATATCGTTTCAGGCAACGGCTTAGCAGCAAACTAAGCCTACGTGGTTACCACACCTAACTGGAGGAATTATGGCCGGCCAGTGCGTTGAGCAGGCTAGATAAACCCGCTCGTAAGCTAGCTGAACAACACAAGGGGCGTATTGGGATTACTGCGCTCATACCACAGAATTGAGCAATAAAGCTCTTTAGAATGACTCAACATTCTCTGCTAATGAAAGCTCAAAACTAAAGCAAGTGCCTTCACCGAGCTTGGTTTCAACCTTTAATTCAGATTCAAACAAAGCAACCAGTTTTCGACTAATAGCCAAACCAAGACCCGCATTGAAACGTTTGTCTTTCACTGAGTTTGACGCCTGATATCTTGCATCAAAAATCAAAGCGACTTCATGTTCACTAATTCCAATACCTGAATCGCGTATTTCAAGGCGAACTTTAGCATCGCTATAAACAATGCCGATATCAATAACCCCACCTTCTGGAGTGTGTCGAATCGCATTATCAATCAAATTCGTTAATACTCTTTCTAACTTTCCAATATCGGCAAACACGTGGTAATTAAAATGGTGTGGTGTAATTGATAGAGAAAGCGCCTTCTCCCTAACTTTAAGCGAGAACTTGGCAACGACATCGTGCAGCAGCTCCCCTAAAGGAAAAGACTCAGAATTTACGCTAACCTGCCCGCCTTCTAAATAAGCCAATTCAAAGATCTGATCGATGAGATGTTTGAGGTTATTGGCATTTTTCAAACAAACATTTAAATACTCCTTACGGTCACTAGGCGAGTATTGTTCTTCATTTATAACGGCCTTGTTGATCAATTCAGAGCCAAGAATGCAGTAACCCCAAGGCGCTTTCCTCTTTATTCAGCTAGCTGACGAGCAGGCATACCTAGCCTGCTCATTTTGTTCAACGCGCACACTCCGGCCATGATTTCGCCGACTTGGGCGTTGTAACAACGTAGACTCAACTTGTCGCTAAGCAGTTGTTTGAAACGATACATCGCCGTCTCCGATAGTGAACGAAGATGGTAAGCATTGTCCCGTTTCCAGTTTTCCAACTCACCTTGCTTCAAGGCTTTTACTACAACGTTCCGTGGGTGATCCGCTTCCCACATACCTGCATTCTTGCGTGGAGGGATTAGTGCAACAGCCTTCTTACGTTGTACTTCTTGATAGCTCTGCCGTGTGTCATAGGCACCATCAGCGCTTACTGCTTTCACTTTGCGCCGCAGCGGTCTCAACAAGGTGGGTAACACTTCACTATCGTGAACCCAGTCCATCGAGACCTCAGCACTCACTATCTGATGGCTCTGGGCATCTACTGCCATATGCAGTTTTCGCCAGACTCGACGCTTTTCAGCGCCGTGTTTACGCACCTTCCACTCTCCTTCGCCAAACACCTTAAGACCTGTAGCATCGATAACGAGGTGAGCCACTTGACCTTGGCTAGGTAGGCGATAGTTGACTTCAACAGTCTTTGCTCGCTTGCTTATACAACTGTAATCGGGAGATTTTAAGTCGACCTTGAGCAGGCGAAACAATGAGTTGATGAAGCCTTCAAGAGCGCGCAGTGGTAACTTGAATACGCCTTTAATCATCAGCGCAGTTGCGATAGCGGTGTCACTGTAAGTTTGGCTGCGCCCTCGACGACCACTACGCTCAGTGTTATTCCATAGTTCTATGGCTTTCTCATCCATCCAGAAGGTCAATGAGCCGCGTTGCTTCAGTGCACTGTTGTACAGCTTCCAGTTGGTGATGTTGCCTTTCGCTTTACCCATGTTTGGTGACCCGACAGATATAGATACAGATCAGATCCGCGACTGCTGAGTTAGTTCAATCTGATTTAGGAAACAACGCCATTTATAACCAGTGTTTCTATATATCCCTGCAAGCTAGCAAGTGGAGTTCGTAAGTCATGAGATAAATCGGCAAGCAATGTCCTACGATCGCTATCAATTTGCTGCAGTTGAGAAAACTGCAGGTTGATGTGCTGCAACATGTCGGTAAATGCACACCCTAGGCGATGGATTTCATCATTGCTATCCCGACGCCATTTCCCCTGCTCGATTAATGCAATAGAGCGCTTAAAATCTTCACGTCTAAATTTTTCAATATCAGCAACCAATCCGTTTAATGGTTTGGTAAGA from Agarivorans gilvus includes the following:
- a CDS encoding GGDEF domain-containing protein, yielding MQEQLQREYDDILKQQNICTAFQTIWDHNNYCVLGYEALSRGPSGSYFHSPLTLFEYARQQNQQLELELICAQLASARFSEQGLSGQLFINFSPDTLVYAFQKYGEILFKRLIPKNAKLVIELTEHQPIEYDSILANCLSACRKLNIRFALDDFGAGYAGIKNWLQIAPEYLKLDRYFCEQLLVEHKISSALTAILELAENIGSRVIAENIETAEQYQLLLNLGVPYLQGYHIARPAVQPQQQQATPSVSLNPEPYSALSLATPQASVAPDLSSKALLDKMLEDKSLSSLPVVDHNQRVLGLLKREELLARFSGPYGHSLNQRKTVADLMDRNPLIVDIHTSLTEIGRRLSQHTASGLDAAFIVTQNNQYYGIGLAVEVMRKLANYKLQLARYANPLTALPGNVPLQRCLNQLISNQQDFSLAYFDLNNFKPFNDICGYERGDQMIKLVAELIKLQLTKYAHFIGHLGGDDFIVIFTQTGWQQAILNLLKQFDVKREALYRQKDLDAGGIIAKDRDGQQRRFPLCGLAVGVTPWTANCGLSIEALSEQASFAKKQAKLSAQSNLYIANTAPAVMLVE
- a CDS encoding sensor histidine kinase produces the protein MINKAVINEEQYSPSDRKEYLNVCLKNANNLKHLIDQIFELAYLEGGQVSVNSESFPLGELLHDVVAKFSLKVREKALSLSITPHHFNYHVFADIGKLERVLTNLIDNAIRHTPEGGVIDIGIVYSDAKVRLEIRDSGIGISEHEVALIFDARYQASNSVKDKRFNAGLGLAISRKLVALFESELKVETKLGEGTCFSFELSLAENVESF
- a CDS encoding IS5 family transposase yields the protein MGKAKGNITNWKLYNSALKQRGSLTFWMDEKAIELWNNTERSGRRGRSQTYSDTAIATALMIKGVFKLPLRALEGFINSLFRLLKVDLKSPDYSCISKRAKTVEVNYRLPSQGQVAHLVIDATGLKVFGEGEWKVRKHGAEKRRVWRKLHMAVDAQSHQIVSAEVSMDWVHDSEVLPTLLRPLRRKVKAVSADGAYDTRQSYQEVQRKKAVALIPPRKNAGMWEADHPRNVVVKALKQGELENWKRDNAYHLRSLSETAMYRFKQLLSDKLSLRCYNAQVGEIMAGVCALNKMSRLGMPARQLAE